CCATGCCGATGATCGGCTGAAATTTGTTTGCCTCGAATAACTGTTCCATCAGCAGCCGCGTACCGGATCCTTGCTCGCGAGTCAGAAATATCTCGTGTGACAGGTCTGCGATCGCCAGACCGAAATCCTGTTCGAGCCAGTGCCCTTTCGGCGCGATGATGATGTGAGGATTGTCGCCGATCAGATGGGTTTCGACCTGAATCTCCGCAGGCGTACGCCCCATGATGGCGATGTCGAGCTCGTAGCCGCGCAGCGCTTCGCGCAGTTCCTGGCGGTTGCCGATTTTTAGTGTGATCTCGACTTGCGGGTACAGCTTGGAGAAGCCCGCTATCACGAAGGGCACGAAATATTTCGCGGTGCTGACGGCGCCGATCGCGACGCGCCCGCCGGTGTGGCCCGCGATCATGTCGAGCGACGTCGTGCAGTTCGCGACCGCTGCTTCAATGCGCTCGAGGAGCCCAAGCACTTCCTGACCGGCGCCGGTCAAAATCATGCCGTCGCTGGTGCGTTGGAGGAGCGGCAATCCTGCAAGGTTCTGCAGGCTGCGAAGCTGAAGCGTGACCGCGGGTTGCGTGAGATGCAGGCGGTTGGCCGCGCCGGTGACGCTGCCGGTGGCAGCCACGGCACCCAGTGCGCGAAGTTGCCGGATGGTGACGTCTTGCAGCTTCGATATAAGCAAAACTTTTACCTCATAGAAAATAACTAAATTTTACTTATTTAAACTTCCCCGTCAATGTTCCCGCAACGCCAAACAAAACAAAAACCGCCGAAAAGGCGGACATCGACCGGGGACGACGAATGGCTCAAGGGCAGACGCTGCACCAACACCTGACCGGTTTTGCCGCCACGGATCCGGCTCACGGACCTGTCGCCGATGTCGTCGCCGCGTTCGCCATCGCTGCCACCGAGATTTCCGAACTGATCTCGGGCGGTTTGTTGTCCGGGATCACCGGCGAGGGGCAGACCCGCAACAGCGACGGCGATGTCCAGAAAGATCTCGACATCAAGGCCGACCAGATCATCCGCGCTGCGCTGGCCGGAACGTCCGTGGCCGCGCTTGCCTCCGAGGAGGCCGAGGAGATCGAGATTTGCGATCCAGCCGGCGCGGTCAGTGTCGCTTTCGATCCGCTGGATGGTTCGTCGAACATCAATACCAACATGTCCGTCGGCACGATCTTCTCGATCGTGCGAACGCCGTCGCATGCCCGCGCGGCGTTCACCCAGCCGGGATCGGCACAGTTGGCTGCTGGCTTTGTCGTCTATGGCCCGCAGACCAGTCTTGTCCTGACCCTGGGCGACGGCGTCGACGTGTTCACCCTCGATCGCAAGGCGAAGGTGTTTCAGAAAGTCAGGTCGCGAGTTCAGATTCCGGCGCAAACGCCCGAGTACGCGATCAATGCGTCGAACCGCCGATTCTGGGATCCGCTGATCGTCGCCTTCATCGAGGATTGTCTCGCCGGAAAAGACGGCGTGATGCAGGCCGATTTCAACATGCGCTGGATCGGATCGATGGTGGCGGAAGCCTACCGGATTCTCGTTCGGGGCGGCATTTTCCTTTACCCCGGCGATACCCGCGAAGGTTACGGCGAGGGCAGGCTGCGCCTGCTCTACGAAGCGCATCCGATCGCTTTCATCATGGAGCAGGCGGGAGGCGGCGCGACGACCGGACGCCAGCGCATTCTCGACATTACTGCGAATACGCCGCACCAGCGCGTGCCGCTGATCATGGGTTCGATCGACAGCGTGCGGCGCATCGAGCGCATGCACGGGTCGCCGGACATCAAATTCGAGCGCAATCCGCCGCTTTTCGCCACCCGCGGCCTATTCCGCATTTGATCTGAGAGGGACGAGTTCATGTCAAGGAAGCATCCCATCATCTCGATCACCGGTTCGTCTGGCGCGGGCACCACATCGGTGAAGCGGACGTTCGAACAGATCTTTCGCCGCGAGAACGTGACCGCGGCCTATATCGAGGGCGACGCGTTTCATCGTTACAATCGCGCCGAGATGCGCGAACGCATGGCGACGGAAGCCGAACGCGGCAACAAGCATTTCAGCCACTTCAGCGCCGAGACGAATCTGTTCGAAGAGCTGGAGCAGGTTTTCAAGACCTACGGCGAGACCGGAACGGGCACGACACGTTATTATGTGCATGACGCGGACGAGGCTGCGCTGCATGGCGCCGCACCGGGGACGTTTACCGACTGGCAGCAACTGCCGGAAAGCTCCGATCTGCTGTTCTACGAGGGTCTGCATGGCGCGGTCGTCACCGACAAGGTGAATGTCGCCCAGCATGCCGACCTCAAGATCGGCGTCGTTCCGGTCATCAACCTCGAATGGATCCAGAAGCTGCACCGCGACCGCAGCGCGCGCGGATATTCCACCGAAGCGGTGACGGACACCATCCTGCGCCGCATGCCGGACTACGTGAATTACATCTGTCCGCAATTCGCCGAGACCGACATCAACTTCCAGCGCATCCCGACGGTCGATACCTCGAACCCGTTCATCGCGCGCTGGATTCCGACTCCGGACGAATCGATGGTGGTGATCCGCCTGAAAAATCCGCGCGGCATCGATTTTCCCTATCTGCTGTCGATGATTCCGAACAGCTTCATGTCGCGTGCGAATTCGATCGTCATCCACGGCGCGAAGCTCGACCTCGCGATGCAACTGATCCTCACCCCGCTGATCCTGCAACTGATTGACCGCAAGAGGCGCGCATGACGGCTGATGCCAAGATGTCCGGAGACATCATCACTCTCACACGGCGTGGCAAGAACGCGAACGCCAAGCTGACGCATAGAGAAATGGCGAACGCCATCCGCTTTCTGGCCATCGATGCGGTGGAGAAAGCCAACTCCGGCCACCCCGGCATGCCGATGGGCATGGCCGATGTTGCAACGGTGTTGTTCTCGAAATTTCTCAAGTTCGATCCGCTGGCGCCAAGCTGGCTGAACCGCGACCGCTTCGTGCTGTCGGCGGGCCACGGCTCGATGCTGCTCTACGCGCTGCTTCATCTGACCGGCTATCGGGAGATGACGATCGACGAGATCAAGTCTTTCCGCCAGTGGGGCTCGAAGACGCCGGGTCATCCCGAGTACGGCCACACCCAGGGCGTGGAGACCACGACCGGTCCGCTCGGGCAGGGCATCGCGACGGCGGTCGGCATGGCTCTTTCGGAGCGCATGACCAACGCGCGGCTCGGCAACGATCTGTTCGAGCATTACACCTACGTGATTTGCGGCGACGGCTGTCTGATGGAAGGCGTCAGTCAGGAAGCGATCTCGCTTGCCGGGCACCTCAAGCTCGGGCGCCTGATCGTGCTGTTCGACGACAACGGAATCTCGATCGACGGATCGACCTCGCTGTCGTGCTCCGACGATCCGCTGGCGCGGGCGGCAGCCTCCGGCTGGTCGGTACGCCGCGTGGACGGTCACGATCCTAAAGCCGTTGAAAAGGCGATCGCCGAAGAGCGCGAAACCGACCGTCCGTCGCTGATCGCTTGCAAAACGCGGATCGGATACGGCTCGCCGGGCCGGGAAGGATCGGAGAAAGCGCATGGCGCTCCGCTCGGGGCCGAAGAGATCGTTTCGACCCGCGCGGCTTTGGACTGGCCGCATGCGCCGTTCGAAATTCCGCGCGATGTACTTGCGGCCTGGCGCACGGTGGGCGAGCACGGGCAGACCGAGCACAGCAAATGGGTGGATCGTCTTGCCCAGCTCGATCGGGAGGAGCGCGAGCATATCAACAGCGTGCTGAGCGGCAAGCTGTCGTCCCAGTATGACGCCGCGATGCGCAAGCTCTGCGCCGGTTTTGCGACCGAGCAGCCGAAGATCGCGACGCGTCAGGCGTCGCAACAGGTGATCGAGATGCTGGCCTCGGTGCTGCCTAATCTCGCGGGCGGCTCCGCCGACCTGACGCACTCGAATCTCACCCACGCTAAAAGTCAGAAGCCCATCAAGCCCGGCGATTACGCAGGCAATTACATCCACTACGGCATCCGCGAGCACGGCATGGCGGCGGCGATGAACGGCATCGCGCTTCATGGCGGGTTCATCCCCTATGGTGGGACGTTCCTGACCTTCGCCGATTACAGCCGGCCGGCGATCCGCATGGCGGCGCTGATGGGACTGCGCGTCATTCACGTCATGACGCACGACTCCATCGGCCTCGGTGAAGACGGGCCGACGCATCAACCGGTCGAGCATCTGGCATCGCTGCGCGCGATCCCGAACCTGCTGGTGTTTCGTCCCGCCGATGCGGTCGAGACCGCGGAAGCCTGGGATTGCGCGTTGCGCGCCGAGAGCCGGCCTTCGATCCTGTGTCTGTCGCGCCAGGCGTTGCCGACATTCCGCAGCGGCAGCAGCGCCATCAACAAGGTGGCGCAAGGCGCCTATCTCGTGCTCGATCCGCAGGATCGGTGCGACGTGACCCTGATCGCGACCGGCTCCGAAGTCGCGATCGCGCTCGATGCGGCGCGCCTGCTGGAGAAAGACGACATTCGCGCCGCCGTTGTGTCGGCGCCGTGCCTGGAGCTCTTCGCCGAGCAGCCTGAGGAGTATCGCCGAGCGGTACTCGGA
This region of Afipia carboxidovorans OM5 genomic DNA includes:
- the tkt gene encoding transketolase, producing the protein MSGDIITLTRRGKNANAKLTHREMANAIRFLAIDAVEKANSGHPGMPMGMADVATVLFSKFLKFDPLAPSWLNRDRFVLSAGHGSMLLYALLHLTGYREMTIDEIKSFRQWGSKTPGHPEYGHTQGVETTTGPLGQGIATAVGMALSERMTNARLGNDLFEHYTYVICGDGCLMEGVSQEAISLAGHLKLGRLIVLFDDNGISIDGSTSLSCSDDPLARAAASGWSVRRVDGHDPKAVEKAIAEERETDRPSLIACKTRIGYGSPGREGSEKAHGAPLGAEEIVSTRAALDWPHAPFEIPRDVLAAWRTVGEHGQTEHSKWVDRLAQLDREEREHINSVLSGKLSSQYDAAMRKLCAGFATEQPKIATRQASQQVIEMLASVLPNLAGGSADLTHSNLTHAKSQKPIKPGDYAGNYIHYGIREHGMAAAMNGIALHGGFIPYGGTFLTFADYSRPAIRMAALMGLRVIHVMTHDSIGLGEDGPTHQPVEHLASLRAIPNLLVFRPADAVETAEAWDCALRAESRPSILCLSRQALPTFRSGSSAINKVAQGAYLVLDPQDRCDVTLIATGSEVAIALDAARLLEKDDIRAAVVSAPCLELFAEQPEEYRRAVLGQRPRVAIEAAIEGAWARLIGDDGEFVGMTGFGASAPANVLYREFGITPEGVVLAAKRSIARSSSKGV
- a CDS encoding class 1 fructose-bisphosphatase → MAQGQTLHQHLTGFAATDPAHGPVADVVAAFAIAATEISELISGGLLSGITGEGQTRNSDGDVQKDLDIKADQIIRAALAGTSVAALASEEAEEIEICDPAGAVSVAFDPLDGSSNINTNMSVGTIFSIVRTPSHARAAFTQPGSAQLAAGFVVYGPQTSLVLTLGDGVDVFTLDRKAKVFQKVRSRVQIPAQTPEYAINASNRRFWDPLIVAFIEDCLAGKDGVMQADFNMRWIGSMVAEAYRILVRGGIFLYPGDTREGYGEGRLRLLYEAHPIAFIMEQAGGGATTGRQRILDITANTPHQRVPLIMGSIDSVRRIERMHGSPDIKFERNPPLFATRGLFRI
- a CDS encoding LysR family transcriptional regulator; translated protein: MLISKLQDVTIRQLRALGAVAATGSVTGAANRLHLTQPAVTLQLRSLQNLAGLPLLQRTSDGMILTGAGQEVLGLLERIEAAVANCTTSLDMIAGHTGGRVAIGAVSTAKYFVPFVIAGFSKLYPQVEITLKIGNRQELREALRGYELDIAIMGRTPAEIQVETHLIGDNPHIIIAPKGHWLEQDFGLAIADLSHEIFLTREQGSGTRLLMEQLFEANKFQPIIGMEMSSNETIKQAVTAGLGIAFISAHTVATEIEDGRLVMLDIAGLPVIRQWFVVRRYDKTLLPPAQAMLDFFAAEGAKYLPKAPQKRL
- a CDS encoding phosphoribulokinase, whose translation is MSRKHPIISITGSSGAGTTSVKRTFEQIFRRENVTAAYIEGDAFHRYNRAEMRERMATEAERGNKHFSHFSAETNLFEELEQVFKTYGETGTGTTRYYVHDADEAALHGAAPGTFTDWQQLPESSDLLFYEGLHGAVVTDKVNVAQHADLKIGVVPVINLEWIQKLHRDRSARGYSTEAVTDTILRRMPDYVNYICPQFAETDINFQRIPTVDTSNPFIARWIPTPDESMVVIRLKNPRGIDFPYLLSMIPNSFMSRANSIVIHGAKLDLAMQLILTPLILQLIDRKRRA